The DNA segment CCCAAATCtgataaacaaaaacaacacaaAGCAGTTTAGAGCCAATAACCTCTCGTTAAGAACTTTGAGCACTGATTTTGTATATTTACTGTCTAAATAATAGTCCTGAGATAAGAACCCCTTTTGTGTGATATTCATGACACATTATAAATATCTTGTCTTCACACGGAGACAATTATTTCTTGAAGTCTTCGAGATGAGAGTGTGTgggttttattatttgtttttgagcGTGGCCTCGGCCTTGGGCCACGGCACCTCTCTCCAAGATTTTGCCACTGCAAACAATCTTTTCACCGCTACTTTGTACAAAGTAAGTTTTTTTTGCCCTCCCCACTTTTCGTCATTCTTGATCAACAGGAGCTTCTAGTCAACAACACCAAAAACATCCTGGTGAGCCCATTCTCTCTGCAAACAGTACTCGCTTTGACACACTCGGGCGCGAAGAATGCGACAGCTGAAGAAATCCGCTCCAGTTTGCATCTTCCTCCAAATCGGGAGGAAACAGAGTTGGCGGTGAAAAACGCTCTTTCTCAGGTGAATACCGAGGGTGTCGCTCTCCACACAGCGAACAAAGTTTACGTGAAGCACAATTATCCTATCAAAGATGAGTTCAAGAAGATTGCAAGGGAAGTGTACCAAGCGGACCTGGAGAATATCGATTTTGCCAAGAATGTGGAAGCCGCGAGAAAGATAAACCAGTGGGTGGCCGAGCAAACTGTGAATAAAATCCAAGATCTTGTCAGTGCTGCCAGTTTGGATGAATCCAGTAGAATAGTGCTGATAAACGCTTTGTATTTTCAAAGCAACTGGTCCTCACCTTTCGATCCAGTTTACACCAGGAAGTCCAGTTTTTACACCGGACAAGATGTGGTGGAAGTTAACACTATCAACAAGCAGGCAGAAATCTACAAGTACTACGAATGCCCAGATTTGCAAGCAAAATTTTTGGAGTTGCCGTTCCAACGCGAGGGTGCCTCCATGACCATCGTTTTGCCCAAGAACAAAGATGGACTATCAAATcttgaaaaacaaattgacGCAGTATTGAGCAACCCCTCATACGTGGAAGAACTGGTGGAGGTATCGATTCCAAAATTCAAAATCGAGAGTTCTGTGGATCTCAAAGAAGTATTGAAGAGGGTGAGATGGTGAAGTTTGTGTTCAATTGCACTTAACAATTGGTTTTTAGTTGGGGGTGGATTCAGCTTTCGACTCTAGCAGAGCAGACTTCAGTGGAATTGCTGGAGAGAAAGGTGAGCTCACTATTGGTGGAGTCTTGCAGAAAAGTTTTATTGACGTCAGCGAGAATGGAGTTGAAGCTGCTGCTGCCACTGTCGTTGGTTAGTTCCAAAATTCTAGTagttttttcagttttgtatttttgtcaTGTTGGCAGATATGTTAGGAGCTGGAGTTCCAATTCAACCCAAGAAGTCGTTCATTGTGGACCGTccgtttattttttacataaaagttGACGGTTTGATACTTTTCCAAGGAAGAGTCATTGTGCCACATAAATAAACACATCTGTTGTATCTTTGTTTTGATTAGAGGCTCAAGAATGTGGTATCGTGTTTTACGACTTACAAtcattcaattaaaaaaatgtttaagtgataAAGGGAAAATAAATTGCTACAACAAGTTtggtgcaaatatttttttaattatcgatTTTTTGGACAActgaattgaaataaataagtaatcaTGTGCACTCTGACTTCCACAAATtctgaaaaaaacaaatcgcAGTAATTAACACTAGGCAAGAGAGAAATACATACTTTTTGCTTATCCGCCAAACAACAAACACTCTTATCGCTTCCTTGCAACGAGGAATGATAAAATTCTCGACGAGCAAATATGTACTTCAGTTGCAAGTACAAGAGGATGTGgacgaaaatcaaaaatagtgttctcacaattaattttaattcaggGGGATGCATCTCTGCAAGTATGTACCAACAACGACGGTCACGTTTTTGCTACTAATGGGAATGGGCATGTTAGCCTTGTAGCAACTTTATCGGCAGTTTTTGCTTACTTGTTATGACGTACACGAACGAGTAATTTTAGAtagaaacaattaattattatttaatgattGCTTTATTTTAATCTACATATTATAATTTAGGTTCCAactggattttttcgtctgTGACACATATAAAAACAACAAGAAGTTCGAATATGTAATTCGTTCTTCAGCATTTCATCTCAATGTTAAAACACGAATTTTGCAGTTGTCGTGCACGTGATCAACGTCTGATCAATCCACAGATTCCGCAACCGGACTATAGAATTAATACTGTAGTacttaattaataatgtaGTTTTGTGAATAGATAGTTGTGGCAGCCAGTGACGGCTCGTTCGACGAGGCAACGGAGGCAGTGCTTGCTCAATTCAATaatattattatacagggtgactgacgaaaaacctttgacgctgtatcttacttattctttatccgatttgaataaatgacacatcaaatgaaatagttcgaaaaacacttcattattattctattcgatatttttttcgacatctattttttgacagacgatagccaacttttttttttcaaattacgctctatatatttttttattcgttcttataaagaattttcttctgaatattaaattgaaaaaaattggaaatcaaaaatcaaatacataatcaaatttataaacaatacaaaatctattctagttgctcaaaatttcacTGTCGATCccttctagaaatgcccacattcagaaaaaaatttcggggtttttcctgacatactcgCACTTTTTCTcaactctttttgggtacctggtggggtcaaataaacattgtctcgaaagtttcgaatgaatataaagaaatccaatggatttAAATCTGGGGATCTAGCTCCAGGAGCACCCATTCAtcgttcaccaaaatgatttaaatgatttaaaaatacaaaattcatgaaacacgactctattgaccactgctaatggtatctcatccagaaGAGACAGctttcaataaaaaagggatcCACTAGTCCCTgctatctccaaaaatgccacaccacacgttaacactaaatcgtctttagaaattttcttccacagcaacattattttattattttttattatcaaactgttttgacaaatgaatattcagagcttacttagttatttcgagcatttagaacaaacaatttcttgacttttgtttaatgaatgggtatagttctttacatttttatattcagaagacaaatctctacaatactgaataaaGAAAAAGGTACAGTgctgtttgaaaaaaagaaactgaagttcatctgtcaaaaactggatgcaatatttttttttttaattagttggtattgaagtgttttcaaaattatttcatttgatgtgtcgtttattcaaatcggataaaaaataagcaagatacagcatcaaaggtttttcgtcagtcaccctgtatcaGTTACACATGACGTCATTGTTCCTACCGAGGTTTTGTTTATAAggttaaataaatgtaaaccGTTGTTGATTGATGAAAAATCCCGATTTGACGTTACTCGTTTTCATactttttaattgtcaataaAAACGTCATTAGTCATTACTGATatgtttgtaaataaatttgtttaaaagtgTTGCTTTCAACATTATCGCCAATTCCTTGATTACTATTTACGTAAACAAACTAAGAACTTCAGATTAGAATA comes from the Tenebrio molitor chromosome 9, icTenMoli1.1, whole genome shotgun sequence genome and includes:
- the LOC138138570 gene encoding antichymotrypsin-2-like; translation: MRVCGFYYLFLSVASALGHGTSLQDFATANNLFTATLYKELLVNNTKNILVSPFSLQTVLALTHSGAKNATAEEIRSSLHLPPNREETELAVKNALSQVNTEGVALHTANKVYVKHNYPIKDEFKKIAREVYQADLENIDFAKNVEAARKINQWVAEQTVNKIQDLVSAASLDESSRIVLINALYFQSNWSSPFDPVYTRKSSFYTGQDVVEVNTINKQAEIYKYYECPDLQAKFLELPFQREGASMTIVLPKNKDGLSNLEKQIDAVLSNPSYVEELVEVSIPKFKIESSVDLKEVLKRLGVDSAFDSSRADFSGIAGEKGELTIGGVLQKSFIDVSENGVEAAAATVVDMLGAGVPIQPKKSFIVDRPFIFYIKVDGLILFQGRVIVPHK